The following are encoded together in the Gasterosteus aculeatus chromosome 7, fGasAcu3.hap1.1, whole genome shotgun sequence genome:
- the mmp14a gene encoding matrix metalloproteinase-14a, which produces MLPQILALACGLCCFGLSSVTANVLKAEGWLQQYGYLPPGDVRAQAIRSPKSIETAISAMQRFYGLTVTGSIDTNTLEAMNRPRCGVPDKFGPQLKTNLRRKRYAMQGLKWEKSEVTFSIQNYTPKIGEQATYEAIRRAFRVWEAAIPLTFREIPFSHISGKVDKYADIMLSFAEGFHGDSTPFDGEGGFLAHAYFPGPGIGGDTHFDLAEPWTTGTADQGGNDVFLVAVHELGHALGLEHSGDPSAIMAPFYQWFETENFQLPFDDRRGIQAIYGTKSAAPPPPPPPPPPPRPTKPSTPDNLPDVCGGHFDTIAILRGEMFVFKDKWFWRVRNNKVLPGYPMTISHFWKGLPSNINAAFERDDGKFVFFKGDKYWVFSEAVMEKDSPKSLRDMGTGLPKDKLDAALFYTPTGQTYFFRGNKYYRFNEKTRTVDSGYPKPISMWTGAPDNIKAAIMSQDGSYTYFYKANKYWKFNNQHMKVESGYPKSVLTDWMGCEGEEPKTVQEDAAWGGAGPVAVVIPLLLLVLVVVTLGALLVFRKYGTPRRLLYCKRSLLDQV; this is translated from the exons ATGCTGCCCCAGATCCTCGCCCTGGCCTGTGGCCTCTGCTGCTTTGGTTTATCCTCGGTCACTGCAAATGTGCTAAAAGCAGAG GGTTGGCTGCAGCAGTACGGCTACCTGCCTCCAGGTGATGTCCGAGCCCAGGCCATCCGCTCGCCAAAGTCCATCGAAACAGCCATTTCAGCCATGCAGAGGTTTTACGGTTTGACCGTCACCGGCTCCATAGACACCAACACGTTAGA GGCGATGAACCGGCCGCGCTGTGGCGTCCCGGACAAGTTCGGCCCGCAGCTCAAAACCaacctgaggaggaagagatacGCAATGCAAGGTCTGAAGTGGGAGAAGTCCGAGGTGACCTTCAG CATCCAGAACTACACCCCGAAGATCGGAGAACAAGCCACGTACGAAGCCATCCGGAGAGCCTTCCGGGTGTGGGAGGCGGCGATCCCGCTGACCTTCCGGGAGATCCCCTTCAGCCACATCAGCGGCAAGGTCGACAAGTACGCCGACATCATGCTCTCGTTCGCGGAGGGTTTCCACGGCGACAGCACGCCGTTCGACGGCGAGGGCGGCTTCCTGGCTCACGCCTACTTCCCCGGACCCGGCATCGGCGGAGACACGCACTTTGACCTCGCCGAGCCCTGGACCACGGGGACCGCCGACcaggggg gaAATGATGTTTTCCTGGTGGCGGTTCACGAGCTGGGTCACGCTCTGGGCCTGGAGCACTCCGGCGACCCCTCTGCCATCATGGCCCCCTTCTACCAGTGGTTCGAGACCGAAAACTTCCAGCTGCCGTTCGACGACCGCAGAGGCATCCAGGCGATCTACG GAACCAAGTCGGCggcgccgcctcctcccccacctcccccgcctcccccccgacCCACGAAGCCGTCCACCCCCGACAACCTGCCGGACGTCTGCGGGGGACACTTTGACACCATCGCCATCCTCAGGGGGGAAATGTTTGTGTTCAAG gacaAGTGGTTTTGGCGCGTGCGTAACAACAAGGTGTTGCCGGGTTACCCGATGACCATCAGTCACTTCTGGAAGGGCCTTCCCTCCAACATCAACGCCGCCTTCGAGAGGGACGACGGGAAATTTGTCTTCTTCAAAG GTGACAAGTATTGGGTTTTCAGCGAGGCCGTCATGGAAAAGGATTCTCCCAAGAGCCTGAGGGACATGGGCACCGGTCTACCCAAAGACAAGCTGGACGCCGCTCTGTTCTACACGCCGACAGGACAGACGTACTTCTTCAGAGGCAACAA GTACTACCGCTTCAACGAGAAGACTCGCACCGTGGACAGCGGCTACCCGAAGCCCATCAGCATGTGGACCGGGGCGCCGGATAACATCAAGGCCGCCATCATGAGCCAAGACGGAT CCTACACTTATTTCTACAAAGCCAACAAGTACTGGAAGTTCAACAACCAGCACATGAAGGTGGAGTCGGGCTACCCCAAGTCCGTGCTCACCGACTGGATGGGCTGCGAAGGCGAGGAGCCCAAGACGGTTCAGGAAGACGCGGCGTGGGGCGGGGCCGGCCCGGTTGCCGTGGtgatccctctcctcctgctggtgcTGGTCGTGGTCACCCTGGGAGCGCTTTTGGTCTTCAGGAAGTACGGCACGCCTCGACGCCTCCTCTACTGCAAGAGATCCCTCCTGGACCAGGTGTAG
- the mrpl52 gene encoding large ribosomal subunit protein mL52, whose product MAAPMRTLCSSVLRLSSRQFSTTRGVQAGEKWRKEHGLARSGTEYGPLTDLPDWSFADGRPAPPLKGQLRRKQEREVLARRIVMLNSEVDKGMEAWSEKLEEAKRLEEHKKSLLLKAKGKLLMKKKM is encoded by the exons ATGGCGGCCCCCATGAGGACACTGTGCAGTTCAG TGTTGAGGCTCTCCAGCAGGCAGTTCAGCACAACGCGGGGGGTCCAAGCTGGGGAGAAATGGAGGAAAGA ACATGGACTTGCCCGAAGTGGCACAGAATACGGCCCTCTGACAGATCTGCCTGATTGGTCGTTTGCAG ACGGGAGACCAGCACCTCCGTTGAAAGGACAGCTGAGAAGAAAGCAAGAGAGGGAAGTTTTGGCA AGACGCATCGTGATGCTGAACTCGGAGGTGGACAAAGGGATGGAGGCGTGGAGTGAAAAGCTGGAGGAAGCCAAACGCCTGGAGGAGCACAAAAAGTCTCTCTTACTCAAAGCTAAAGGGAAGttgttgatgaagaaaaaaatgtaa
- the lrp10 gene encoding low-density lipoprotein receptor-related protein 10, which translates to MTVLCSIRALVVFTITACSRLEPALCTARCGHSLQVMDNKVGEIRSSAYHTWSYRFGSSSDCWVIKGSEDEPIVLSFSQFSAQCSRKEWVSIKSSAVSEPVVLCGSKLPQPMEFPGGNISVMHHFLPHQFPVSSFLLSYARVSTQPDSGVCPVMFFPCRDGRCFPLSWRCNGQVECLGEGPGLGSDERGCDEEEETPEPSKYSITPAEDGVVVASSEQNHDLDSERRYVTEADLWELMRERNKAVDQGPLQTRGPPVVTPTPIEWPCGGLLQTFYGTFSPPATRGPALLCVWTLDPQDSRPLRVDLQQLVLGPGDRLTVYDREQGQGDVLKIITSASNYKSVQVESHTGLLSMVYVTAPGSEGKGFNATFHVGTYCPPWEGRCGGAAGGCFTQEQRCDGKWDCPETGKDEEGCRGCGVNQFACGVAAPSSHFAGRPVCYPVTERCNYQLYCADGSDERDCAACQPGTFHCDSDRCVFESWRCDGQVDCKDGTDELTCTVILPRKVITAATVGSLICGLLLVIAMGCTCKLYSLRTREYSLFAPISRQEAELIQQQAPPSYGQLIAQGIIPPVEDFPTENPNETSSLSLRGILQLLRQDAANSPHRRRRPRFVRRAVRRMRRWGLIPRHPSRPSQASSSTQQQSDAAPSGQETAHSAPTSSSSSSSSAVEAVNQPVPQKLGLLARSEQQGAPPPLPPLSAGASPPPPPYAPPAPSPAAPNTPPVAVPPSSPSLASIFHTLGLSISLFRASPSPSTNSMPLSASPSFSSSSSSSSDDEVLLIPLSEDTTSEDDVPMLT; encoded by the exons ATGACAGTCCTGTGCAGCATCCGTGCCCTTGTAGTTTTCACTATAACAG CATGCAGCCGATTGGAGCCTGCCCTCTGCACCG CTCGCTGTGGGCATTCCCTGCAAGTGATGGACAACAAAGTGGGGGAGATCAGGAGTTCTGCTTACCACACCTGGTCCTACCGCTTCGGCTCCTCCTCTGACTGCTGGGTCATCAAAGGGTCTGAAGACGAACCCATCGTTCTCAG CTTTTCACAGTTTTCCGCTCAGTGTAGTCGGAAGGAATGGGTCTCTATAAAATCATCAGCTGTCAGTGAGCCGGTCGTCCTCTGTGGCTCCAAGTTGCCGCAGCCAATGGAGTTCCCAGGGGGAAATATTAGTGTGATGCACCACTTCCTCCCGCATCAGTTCCCCGTGTCGTCTTTTCTGTTGAGCTACGCCAGAG TTTCTACACAACCCGACTCCGGCGTATGCCCGGTAATGTTCTTTCCCTGCCGGGATGGGCGCTGCTTCCCTCTCTCCTGGCGCTGTAATGGCCAGGTGGAGTGTCTCGGCGAAGGCCCGGGCCTCGGCTCCGATGAACGTGGCtgtgacgaggaagaggagacccCTGAACCTTCAAAGTACAGCATCACGCCGGCAGAAGACGGCGTGGTAGTGGCGTCCTCTGAGCAGAACCACGATCTGGACTCCGAGAGACGTTACGTGACGGAAGCTGACCTGTGGGAGCTGATGAGGGAGAGGAACAAAGCGGTGGATCAGGGGCCGCTTCAGACCCGCGGGCCGCCGGTTGTGACGCCCACTCCAATAGAGTGGCCCTGCGGAGGCCTCCTGCAGACCTTCTATGGGACCTTCTCCCCCCCAGCCACCAGGGGCCCCGCGCTGTTGTGTGTCTGGACTCTGGATCCTCAAGACTCGAGGCCACTGAGGGtggacctgcagcagctggtgctgGGACCCGGGGACCGACTCACCGTGTACGACAGGGAGCAAGGCCAAGGAGACGTCCTGAAGATT ATCACCAGCGCCTCCAACTACAAATCAGTCCAAGTAGAATCCCACACCGGCCTGCTGTCGATGGTCTACGTGACCGCCCCCGGCTCCGAGGGAAAGGGCTTCAACGCCACGTTCCACGTCGGCACCTACTGCCCCCCCTGGGAGGGCCGCTGCGGCGGAGCGGCAGGAGGGTGCTTCACCCAGGAGCAGCGCTGCGACGGCAAGTGGGACTGTCCCGAGACGGGGAAGGACGAGGAGGGCTGCAGGGGCTGCGGCGTGAACCAGTTTGCGTGCGGCGTGGCGGCGCCGTCCAGTCACTTCGCCGGCCGGCCGGTGTGCTACCCGGTGACGGAGCGCTGCAACTACCAGCTGTACTGTGCCGACGGCAGCGACGAGCGGGACTGCGCCGCGTGTCAGCCGGGCACCTTTCACTGCGACAGCGACAG GTGCGTGTTTGAAAGCTGGCGCTGCGACGGCCAGGTGGACTGCAAGGACGGAACGGACGAGCTCACCTGCACAGTCATCCTGCCCCGAAAGGTCATCACCGCGGCAACGGTGGGCAGCCTCATCTGTGGGCTTCTGCTTGTCATCGCTATGGGCTGCACCTGTAAACTATACTCGCTCAGGACCAGGGAGTACAG CTTGTTTGCACCAATCAGCCGCCAGGAAGCGGAGCTGATCCAGCAGCAGGCTCCGCCCTCCTACGGTCAGCTGATTGCACAGGGCATCATCCCGCCAGTGGAGGACTTCCCCACGGAAAACCCCAATGAG acCTCGTCTCTTTCTCTGAGGGGaattctccagctcctccgccaGGACGCCGCCAACTCCCCGCACCGCAGGCGCCGGCCCCGGTTCGTCCGCCGCGCCGTCCGCCGCATGAGGAGGTGGGGCCTAATCCCCAGGCATCCGTCGAGGCCGAGTCAGGCGTCGAGCTCCACCCAGCAGCAGTCGGACGCCGCGCCCTCCGGACAGGAAACTGCTCACtccgcccccacctcctcctcctcctcctcatcgtcggCTGTGGAGGCCGTCAACCAGCCGGTGCCTCAGAAACTTGGCCTGTTGGCTCGGTCGGAGCAGCAGGGGGCACCGCCTCCCCTGCCGCCGCTGTCGGCGGGCGCGTCCCCTCCGCCACCTCCGTACGCCCCTCCGGCTCCGAGCCCGGCCGCCCCCAACACTCCGCCGGTCGCCGTGCCCCCGAGCAGCCCCTCCCTGGCCTCCATCTTCCACACGCTGGGCCTGAGCATCTCCCTGTTCAGGGCCTCGCCTTCGCCCTCCACCAACTCCAtgcccctctctgcctccccttcgttctcctcctcctcctcgtcctcctcggacGACGAGGTGCTGCTCATCCCGCTGTCTGAAGACACCACTTCAGAGGACGACGTGCCCATGCTCACCTGA
- the ajuba gene encoding LIM domain-containing protein ajuba has translation MDRPISKLLEKLKLTDSGSAKFNSSKKKHDSNNRNANTGTTGGGGGGGGGGGGGGGSGLPLAPGSVSSPSRPGSFSLPSAATSDACAPGRGGGMTPSQLLTPSPSSSSVGGMPQDGEQALHPSTMAPLRRRSPQQRASCYLGDGVDSHLRRESGLGPECDAAGAFGSKASLGQRRYSLELQQLVKRQQLLSQPPALSVPPPYPGPRGGPAESGYLSEHERHKRLSLQEALFYKRLSTGGELWETPRPASLSHPPHRTSDVTGGGVGGGFFYPPGPTLSPCSSFSLQESVLVSPRSSFASSTASGGGGGSPMGSRCSSNRTSGISLGYDSRYSASGGLPPQQQCPSMQTGGSMAGYGGLGRPAVTPVEAWTQYLDGGMRPGAHDSRHSYPPAVGSPGAACYQAGPEWWVEQQAGVRGKDGVVVGDRTRYSDLPGTRYQEELTRLLLRDAALAGGGLLEGLMLKEQSLALTALSKPTTTTLGPCSAGGLLKPQEEPGAGAGREAAENRQEFFGTCVKCGKGVYGADNACQALKSLYHTRCFTCVSCGRTLRNKDFYNVSGSVYCKEDYMFSGFQAAAEKCSVCGHLILEQILQALGNSYHPGCFRCVVCSKALDGVPFTVDQHSNIYCVTDYNKTFAPKCAACLQPILPTEDSEEILRVVSMNKDYHFECYHCEECGKQLSDKPGSQCFPLDSHLLCHSCHMSRACTAHTGPHNAH, from the exons ATGGACCGGCCAATCAGCAAGTTATTGGAGAAGTTAAAGCTGACCGACTCGGGCAGCGCGAAATTCAACAGCTCAAAGAAGAAACACGACTCCAATAACCGCAACGCCAACACCGGCaccaccggaggaggaggaggaggaggaggaggaggaggcggtggggggggcagcgggttGCCACTGGCTCCCGGCTCCGTCTCCTCACCCTCAAGACCTGGCTCGTTCTCGCTCCCCTCCGCAGCCACAAGCGATGCATGTGCTccagggagagggggagggatgaCCCCCTCTCAGCTCCTCACCCCGTCACCGTCGTCCTCCTCAGTGGGCGGCATGCCCCAGGACGGCGAGCAAGCCCTCCACCCTTCCACCATGGCGCCGCTCAGGCGCCGCTCCCCCCAGCAGCGGGCTTCCTGCTACCTGGGCGACGGCGTGGACTCCCACCTGAGGCGCGAGTCCGGCCTGGGGCCCGAGTGCGACGCCGCGGGGGCCTTCGGCTCCAAGGCGTCCCTCGGTCAGCGGCGCTACTCCTTGGAGCTCCAGCAGCTGGTCAAgcggcagcagctcctctctcaGCCGCCGGCGCTCTCCGTCCCCCCGCCGTACCCGGGCCCCCGGGGCGGCCCGGCCGAGTCCGGCTACCTCTCCGAGCACGAGCGGCACAAGCGCCTCTCCCTCCAGGAGGCTCTGTTCTACAAGCGCCTGAGCACGGGCGGTGAACTGTGGGAGACCCCCAGGCCCGCGTCCCTCTCTCACCCGCCGCATCGCACGTCCGACGTGACCGGAGGAGGCGTCGGGGGGGGCTTCTTTTATCCCCCGGGACCTACCTTGAGCCCGTGCTCGTCGTTCAGCCTCCAGGAGTCGGTGCTGGTCAGCCCCCGGTCCAGCTTCGCCTCCAGCACGgccagcggcggcggcggcggaagcCCCATGGggagccgctgcagcagcaaccgGACCAGCGGCATCAGCCTGGGCTACGACTCCCGCTACTCGGCCTCGGGGGGGCTCCCGCCACAGCAGCAGTGCCCCTCCATGCAGACAGGGGGCTCTATGGCCGGGTACGGAGGTCTGGGCAGGCCAGCGGTGACCCCCGTGGAGGCCTGGACCCAGTACCTGGATGGAGGGATGCGTCCGGGGGCCCACGATAGCCGACACTCCTACCCGCCCGCCGTGGGGAGCCCGGGGGCGGCGTGCTACCAGGCCGGCCCCGAGTGGTGGGTGGAGCAGCAGGCGGGAGTGCGAGGCAAAGACGGGGTCGTGGTGGGAGACCGGACCAGATACTCGGACCTGCCCGGCACCCGCTACCAGGAGGAGCTGACCCGACTCCTCCTGAGAGACGCGGCGCTGGCGGGCGGGGGGCTCCTGGAGGGCCTGATGCTGAAGGAGCAGTCTCTGGCCCTGACGGCGCTCTCCAAACCCACCACGACAACGCTGGGGCCTTGCTCGGCGGGGGGGCTGCTGAAACCCCAGGAGGAGCCAGGAGCCGGCGCCGGGAGGGAGGCCGCCGAGAACCGCCAGGAATTCTTTG GAACCTGCGTGAAGTGCGGGAAAGGCGTGTACGGGGCGGATAACGCCTGCCAGGCCCTGAAGAGCCTCTATCACACACGCTGCTTCACCTGCGTGTCCTGTG GACGCACGCTGAGAAACAAGGACTTCTACAATGTCAGCGGCTCTGTGTACTGTAAAGAGGATTACATG TTTTCGGGATTCCAGGCTGCTGCTGAGAAGTGTAGTGTGTGTGGCCACCTCATTCTGgaacag ATCCTGCAGGCTCTCGGGAACTCGTACCATCCGGGCTGCTTCCGCTGCGTGGTTTGCTCAAAGGCTCTGGACGGGGTGCCGTTCACCGTGGACCAACACAGCAACATCTACTGCGTGACGGACTACAACAA GACTTTTGCCCCGAAGTGCGCCGCTTGTTTGCAGCCCATCTTACCGACCGAG GACAGTGAAGAGATCCTGCGCGTGGTGTCTATGAACAAGGACTACCACTTTGAGTGCTACCACTGTGAG gaGTGTGGTAAACAGCTCTCTGATAAGCCCGGCTCGCAGTGCTTCCCTCTGGACTCTCATCTCCTCTGCCACTCCTGTCACATGAGCAGAGCGTGCACCGCACACACCGGCCCCCACAACGCACACTGA